A portion of the Ricinus communis isolate WT05 ecotype wild-type chromosome 10, ASM1957865v1, whole genome shotgun sequence genome contains these proteins:
- the LOC8274947 gene encoding FACT complex subunit SPT16 isoform X4, with amino-acid sequence MADRNANVRPPNGKPSGGTNPYLIDLDNFTKRLKMLYLHWSENNIELWGASDALAVATPPPSEDLRYLKSTALNIWLVGYEFPETIMVFMKKQVHFLCSQKKASLLDVVKKPAKESIGVEVVMHVKTKSDDGSSLMDNIFNAVHASSGDKTPVIGHIARESPEGKLLEIWDKKLKNGNCELSDVTNGFSDLFAVKDNTELTYVRKAAFLTSSVMKQFVVPKLEKVIDEEKKITHSSFMDETEKAILEPARIKVKLKAENIDICYPPIFQSGGEFDLKPSAASNDDNLYYDSTSVIICAIGSRYNSYCSNVARTFLIDANSMQSKAYEVLLRAQEAAISALKSGNQVSAVYLAALSVVEKDAPELAANLTKTAGTGIGLEFRESGLSLSSKNNRILRPGMVFNVSLGFQNLHTETNKPKTQKFSVLLADTVIVGEKLPDVVTSKSSKAFKDVAYSFNEDDDEEEELSKARVEVKGGEATLSKATLRSDNHEMSKEELRRQHQAELARQKNEETARRLAGGGSSASDNRGSVKMIGDLIAYKNVNDLPPPRDLMIQVDQKNEAILIPIHGSMVPFHVATVKSVSSQQDSNRTCYIRITFNVPGTPFSPHDANTLKFQGSIYLKEISFRSKDSRHISEVVQQIKTLRRQVTSRESERAERATLVTQEKLQLASTKFKPIKLYDLWIRPVFGGRGRKLTGSLEAHVNGLRYSTSRPDERIDVMYSNIKHAFFQPADKEMITLLHFHLHNHIMVGNKKTKDVQFFIEVMDIVQTLGGGKRSAYDPDEIEEEQRERDRKNKINMDFQNFVNRVNDVWGQPQFRGLDLEFDQPLRELGFHGVPHKASAFIVPTSSCLVELIETPVVVITLSEIEIVNLERIGLGQKNFDMTIVFKDFKRDVLRIDSIPSTSLDSIKEWLNTTDLKYYESRLNLNWRPILKTITDDPEKFIEDGGWEFLNMEVSDSDSENSADSDHGYVPSDVQSDSGSEDEDDGSESLVESEDDEDEDSEEDSEEDEGKTWEELEREASYADREKGDDSDSEEERKRRKMKAFGKARAPLSRAPPPRAPLSRAPLPRAPPSRAPPPRAPDRRNSGGSLPKRPKLR; translated from the coding sequence ATGGCTGATCGTAATGCTAATGTCCGACCTCCGAATGGCAAGCCTTCAGGAGGCACCAATCCTTATTTGATTGATCTGGATAATTTTACTAAACGGTTGAAAATGCTATATTTGCATTGGAGTGAAAACAACATCGAACTTTGGGGTGCTTCTGATGCTCTTGCTGTAGCAACACCTCCTCCTTCTGAGGATCTGCGGTACCTGAAGTCAACTGCACTAAATATCTGGCTGGTTGGTTATGAGTTCCCAGAGACCATTATGGTTTTCATGAAGAAGCAGGTGCATTTCTTATGTAGTCAGAAAAAGGCTTCTTTGCTTGATGTTGTGAAGAAACCTGCCAAGGAATCTATTGGTGTTGAAGTTGTGATGCATGTGAAGACCAAAAGTGATGATGGAAGTAGCTTGATGGATAACATTTTCAATGCTGTCCATGCTTCTAGCGGTGACAAAACTCCTGTCATTGGACACATAGCAAGAGAAAGTCCAGAAGGGAAGCTTTTGGAGATTTGGGATAAAAAGTTGAAGAATGGGAATTGTGAATTAAGTGATGTGACAAATGGGTTCTCAGACTTATTTGCTGTTAAGGACAACACTGAACTTACATATGTGAGGAAAGCAGCATTCTTGACTTCATCGGTGATGAAGCAGTTTGTGGTGCCAAAGCTTGAAAAGGTCATTGATGAGGAGAAGAAGATCACTCATTCTTCATTTATGGATGAGACAGAGAAGGCAATTCTAGAACCTGCTAGAATTAAGGTGAAGCTGAAGGCAGAGAATATTGACATTTGTTACCCTCCAATTTTCCAGAGTGGGGGAGAGTTTGATCTGAAACCAAGTGCTGCAAGCAATGATGATAATCTTTACTACGACTCCACTAGTGTTATTATATGTGCAATTGGGTCCCGTTATAATAGCTACTGCTCAAATGTTGCTAGAACTTTTCTGATTGATGCGAATTCCATGCAGAGCAAGGCATATGAAGTCCTGCTTAGAGCCCAGGAGGCAGCAATTAGCGCATTGAAATCTGGGAACCAAGTTAGTGCTGTTTATCTAGCAGCTCTCTCTGTAGTTGAGAAGGATGCCCCTGAATTAGCTGCAAACTTGACTAAAACTGCAGGAACTGGAATTGGCCTTGAGTTTCGCGAGTCAGGGCTGAGTCTTAGCTCCAAGAACAATAGAATTTTGAGACCAGGAATGGTTTTCAATGTGTCGCTTGGCTTTCAAAATTTGCACACAGAGACTAACAAACCAAAGACGCAGAAATTTTCAGTGTTACTTGCAGATACAGTGATTGTTGGTGAAAAGCTACCAGATGTAGTGACTTCAAAGAGTTCTAAGGCTTTCAAGGATGTGGCTTATTCATTCAACGAGGATGACGACGAAGAAGAAGAGCTCTCAAAAGCGAGAGTTGAAGTTAAAGGTGGTGAGGCCACCTTGTCGAAGGCAACACTCAGGTCAGACAACCATGAAATGTCGAAGGAAGAACTACGAAGGCAGCACCAGGCTGAACTTGCCCGccaaaagaatgaagagaCTGCCAGGAGGCTTGCTGGTGGGGGTTCTTCTGCTTCAGATAATCGTGGTTCTGTTAAGATGATTGGCGACTTGATTGCATATAAGAATGTGAATGACCTACCCCCTCCAAGAGATTTGATGATTCAGGTTGACCAGAAGAATGAAGCCATCCTAATACCAATACATGGAAGCATGGTCCCATTCCATGTTGCCACTGTCAAGAGTGTGTCGAGCCAGCAGGACAGCAATAGAACATGCTACATACGGATAACATTTAATGTTCCTGGAACCCCTTTCAGTCCTCATGATGCAAACACTCTTAAGTTTCAAGGCTCAATTTATCTGAAGGAAATTTCATTTCGATCCAAGGACTCTAGACACATAAGCGAAGTGGTACAGCAGATTAAAACCCTGCGGCGACAGGTCACTTCCAGAGAGTCTGAGAGAGCTGAGAGGGCAACATTAGTTACTCAGGAAAAGCTGCAACTTGCATCTACCAAGTTCAAGCCCATAAAATTGTATGATTTATGGATTCGCCCTGTTTTTGGTGGTCGTGGAAGAAAGCTGACTGGTTCACTCGAAGCCCATGTAAATGGGCTTCGCTATTCAACTTCAAGGCCTGATGAACGTATTGATGTTATGTACAGTAACATCAAGCACGCATTCTTCCAGCCAGCGGATAAGGAAATGATCACTCTTCTGCATTTTCATTTGCATAATCACATAATGGTAGGGAACAAAAAGACCAAAGatgttcaattttttattgaagtgATGGATATAGTCCAGACACTTGGAGGAGGAAAGAGATCTGCCTACGACCCGGATGAGATTGAGGAAGAACAGCGAGAGAGGGatagaaagaataaaataaacatgGACTTCCAAAACTTTGTGAACCGGGTGAATGATGTTTGGGGCCAACCACAATTCAGAGGACTTGACCTTGAGTTTGATCAGCCCTTGAGAGAGCTTGGGTTTCATGGGGTTCCTCACAAAGCCTCAGCTTTCATTGTCCCTACATCAAGCTGTCTGGTTGAACTGATAGAGACACCTGTTGTCGTAATCACCCTGAGTGAGATCGAGATAGTTAATCTGGAGAGAATTGGTCTTGGACAGAAGAACTTTGATATGACTATTGTATTTAAAGACTTCAAGAGGGACGTCCTTCGGATAGACTCCATTCCATCCACATCGCTGGACAGCATCAAAGAGTGGCTTAACACAACTGACCTCAAGTATTATGAGAGCAGACTAAATCTGAACTGGCGGCCTATATTGAAAACTATCACTGATGATCCTGAAAAATTCATAGAAGATGGTGGATGGGAATTTTTAAACATGGAGGTTAGTGACTCAGATTCTGAGAACTCAGCAGACTCCGATCATGGCTATGTGCCTTCAGACGTGCAATCTGACTCAGGATCTGAAGACGAGGATGACGGCAGTGAGTCACTGGTGGAGTCTGAGGATGATGAGGATGAGGACTCTGAGGAAGATTCAGAAGAGGATGAGGGGAAGACGTGGGAAGAGTTGGAGAGAGAAGCAAGCTATGCAGACAGGGAGAAGGGGGATGACTCAGATAGTgaggaagagagaaaaagaaggaagatgAAGGCATTTGGTAAGGCTCGAGCGCCACTATCTCGGGCACCACCGCCTCGAGCACCACTATCTCGGGCACCACTGCCTCGAGCACCACCATCTCGGGCACCACCGCCTCGAGCACCTGATAGAAGAAATTCTGGGGGTAGTCTTCCCAAAAGACCCAAATTAAGGTGA